One Methanobrevibacter sp. V74 DNA window includes the following coding sequences:
- a CDS encoding dihydroorotase family protein: MDLILKNCRLVDENGECFIKVEDGKITGISKTPIKGDDVLDVKNNYVLPGFIDPHIHFRDPGLTQKENFKTGSLAAANGGFTTVIDMPNTIPKTNTYAALKEKIKIAQSKSVVNFELQIGPNSLKEMKKMMELNPISVKVFMDLESDESLGKIFHDLSILKETTDYNGLVATHCEKKSIVDVETRKLQEKGENKAIDYSYGRPSQAEDESVKQAIELAKDNDLRLHICHLSSRKALNLAKSVSKTIPISWEFTPHHLLLDNAAYNLYDTFTKTNPPLRPEKDSVNINDLDENSIIGTDHAPHTIEDKTKGIWESSPGIPNLETVVPLLLTEVNKGNIDFKTIPKIFSENASKIYELNTKGKLAIGYDADFTIIDLKRKGKFNISEFKTKAEYSPFDGWEYQGLPIMTIVKGKIVMDKI; the protein is encoded by the coding sequence ATGGATTTAATTTTAAAGAATTGCAGATTAGTTGATGAAAATGGGGAATGTTTTATTAAAGTTGAAGATGGAAAAATAACCGGCATTTCAAAAACACCCATAAAAGGGGATGATGTACTTGATGTTAAAAACAATTATGTCCTTCCGGGATTTATAGATCCCCATATACATTTTAGAGATCCTGGATTAACTCAAAAAGAAAATTTTAAAACTGGAAGTTTAGCTGCAGCAAATGGCGGATTTACAACAGTTATTGACATGCCAAATACAATTCCTAAAACAAATACATACGCCGCATTAAAAGAAAAAATTAAGATTGCCCAAAGTAAATCTGTAGTTAATTTTGAACTTCAGATAGGTCCAAATTCATTAAAAGAAATGAAAAAGATGATGGAGTTAAATCCGATTTCGGTAAAAGTATTTATGGATTTGGAAAGCGATGAAAGCTTAGGAAAAATATTCCATGATTTATCCATATTAAAAGAAACTACCGATTATAACGGTTTAGTTGCAACACATTGTGAGAAAAAATCCATTGTTGATGTAGAAACTCGAAAATTACAAGAAAAAGGAGAAAATAAAGCTATTGATTATTCATATGGAAGACCTTCACAAGCTGAAGATGAATCTGTAAAACAAGCAATCGAACTTGCAAAGGATAATGATTTAAGATTGCATATTTGCCATCTAAGCTCACGTAAAGCCCTAAACTTAGCAAAAAGTGTAAGCAAAACCATACCTATAAGTTGGGAATTTACTCCCCACCACCTATTACTAGACAATGCCGCATATAATCTATATGATACCTTCACAAAAACCAATCCTCCACTTAGACCAGAAAAAGATAGTGTAAACATTAATGATTTAGACGAAAATTCAATAATCGGAACTGACCATGCGCCCCACACAATTGAAGATAAAACAAAAGGAATCTGGGAATCCTCTCCAGGAATACCGAATCTTGAAACTGTAGTCCCACTTCTTTTAACGGAAGTGAACAAGGGAAATATAGATTTCAAAACAATACCGAAAATTTTTAGTGAAAATGCATCTAAAATCTATGAATTAAACACAAAAGGAAAACTAGCCATAGGTTACGATGCCGACTTTACAATAATTGATTTGAAGAGAAAAGGTAAATTTAACATCAGTGAATTTAAAACAAAAGCAGAATACTCTCCATTTGATGGATGGGAATATCAAGGATTGCCAATAATGACAATAGTCAAGGGTAAAATAGTAATGGATAAAATATAA